One genomic segment of Ignavibacteriota bacterium includes these proteins:
- a CDS encoding NifU family protein: MIQIDKNIILQTLESIRPFLNEDNGDIEFVNITEDGIVEVKLLGACADCPMSTMTLRAGVERALLKAIPQIKRVESIN, translated from the coding sequence ATGATACAGATTGATAAGAATATTATTTTACAAACTTTAGAATCAATTAGACCATTTCTCAATGAAGATAATGGCGATATTGAATTTGTAAATATTACCGAAGACGGAATTGTTGAAGTTAAGCTTCTTGGCGCATGTGCAGATTGCCCAATGTCAACAATGACTTTGAGAGCCGGTGTTGAACGGGCTTTGTTAAAAGCGATTCCACAAATAAAAAGAGTTGAATCAATAAATTAA
- a CDS encoding Mrp/NBP35 family ATP-binding protein, with amino-acid sequence MAENLSGQIGTLHTKLLPNVKYTIAVASGKGGVGKSTVSVNLALALSKLGAKVGLLDADIYGPSIPLMMGITGKPKIYQNEGTNKMVPLENYGIKLMSIGFLIDDDNPVIWRGPMASGALKQFMSDVDWGELDYLIYDLPPGTGDIQLTLVQTIPLTGAIIVTTPQEVSLIDAKKGLKMFEKVNVPVYGIIENMSYFIAPDTGNKYNIFGSGGGKSLANELNSRFLGGIPIDPRICEGGDNGKPIVQVLPESEESQIIIGIAQNLITSVETNAASASDIEIEL; translated from the coding sequence ATGGCAGAAAATTTAAGCGGACAAATTGGAACATTACACACAAAACTTTTACCTAATGTAAAATATACTATTGCTGTTGCAAGTGGAAAAGGCGGCGTTGGGAAAAGTACAGTATCAGTAAATTTAGCATTAGCTTTATCTAAATTAGGTGCAAAAGTTGGATTATTAGATGCTGATATTTACGGACCGAGCATTCCTTTAATGATGGGAATTACCGGAAAACCGAAAATTTATCAAAATGAGGGAACGAACAAAATGGTTCCTTTAGAAAATTATGGAATAAAATTAATGTCAATCGGATTTTTAATTGATGATGATAATCCCGTAATTTGGCGCGGACCAATGGCGAGCGGCGCATTAAAGCAATTTATGTCTGATGTTGATTGGGGAGAATTGGATTATCTAATTTACGATTTACCACCTGGAACCGGAGATATTCAATTGACTTTAGTGCAGACAATTCCTTTAACTGGTGCAATAATTGTTACAACTCCTCAAGAAGTATCTTTAATTGATGCTAAAAAAGGTTTAAAAATGTTTGAAAAAGTAAATGTTCCGGTTTACGGAATTATTGAAAATATGAGTTATTTCATTGCACCGGATACTGGAAATAAATATAATATTTTTGGATCTGGCGGCGGAAAAAGTTTAGCCAACGAACTTAACTCAAGGTTTCTTGGCGGAATTCCGATTGATCCAAGAATTTGTGAAGGCGGAGATAACGGAAAACCAATTGTTCAAGTTTTACCGGAAAGTGAAGAATCACAAATAATAATTGGAATTGCACAAAATTTAATAACATCCGTAGAAACAAATGCTGCATCGGCTTCTGATATAGAAATTGAATTATAA
- a CDS encoding ferrous iron transporter B yields the protein MNDVKNSSNKNIDLLNYADSLRWDLGENLHDSITESIFSDANLIATKSIINEKNKLRTEWEVSLDKIVTSRLLGFPIMFFLLAIVFWLTIQGANYPSGLIAEFLIDKIHPILKSASLSIGIPHFIDGLFIDGAYLAMAWVISVMLPPMAIFFPLFTLLEDFGYLPRVAFNMDKLFQKAGAHGKQALTMSMGFGCNAAGVIAARVIDSPRERLIAIITNNFSLCNGRWPTQILIASIFIGGLVPPNLASLASASAVVGVALLGIFLSLVISWTLSRTVLKGEASAFSLELPPYRPPRILQTLYTSLVDRTIFVLWRAIVFAVPAGMVIWLVANINVNEISLAEYFIVFTDPFALFIGLNGVILLAYIIAIPANEIVIPTILMLTVMSAGIVDAGSGSGVMFELDSVNETGEILKAGGWTVLTGINLMLFSLIHNPCSTTIYTIYKETGSLKWTIFSTIFPVVLGLTVCFLVAQVYRLF from the coding sequence ATGAATGATGTAAAAAATAGTTCAAATAAAAATATTGATTTACTAAATTATGCCGATTCACTAAGATGGGATTTGGGTGAAAACTTACATGATTCAATTACCGAATCCATTTTTAGTGATGCAAATTTGATTGCAACAAAATCAATAATTAATGAAAAAAATAAATTAAGAACAGAATGGGAAGTTTCATTAGATAAAATTGTTACAAGCAGATTACTGGGATTCCCAATTATGTTTTTTCTTTTAGCAATTGTATTTTGGTTAACAATACAAGGCGCAAATTATCCTTCCGGATTAATTGCAGAATTTCTTATTGATAAAATTCATCCAATTCTAAAAAGTGCATCGTTATCAATTGGAATTCCTCATTTTATAGATGGACTTTTTATTGATGGCGCTTACCTTGCAATGGCTTGGGTAATCAGCGTAATGCTTCCGCCAATGGCAATATTTTTTCCACTATTTACATTGTTAGAAGATTTTGGATATTTACCAAGAGTTGCGTTTAATATGGATAAACTTTTTCAGAAAGCCGGCGCTCATGGAAAACAAGCTTTAACAATGAGTATGGGATTTGGTTGCAATGCTGCTGGAGTAATTGCGGCAAGAGTTATTGATAGTCCGAGAGAAAGATTAATAGCAATAATTACAAATAATTTTTCATTGTGTAACGGGAGATGGCCAACGCAAATTTTGATAGCATCAATTTTTATTGGGGGTTTAGTTCCACCAAATTTGGCAAGTTTGGCTTCTGCATCGGCTGTAGTTGGAGTTGCGCTTTTAGGAATTTTTTTAAGTTTAGTAATTTCTTGGACTTTATCGAGAACAGTTTTAAAAGGTGAGGCTTCTGCTTTTAGTTTAGAACTTCCGCCGTATAGACCGCCAAGAATTTTACAAACACTTTATACTTCATTAGTTGATAGAACAATTTTTGTTTTGTGGCGAGCAATTGTTTTCGCTGTTCCGGCTGGAATGGTAATTTGGTTAGTTGCAAATATTAATGTAAATGAAATTTCTCTGGCCGAATATTTTATTGTTTTTACTGATCCATTTGCATTATTTATTGGATTAAATGGAGTAATTTTACTTGCATATATTATTGCAATTCCCGCAAATGAAATTGTAATTCCAACTATTTTAATGTTAACGGTAATGAGTGCAGGAATTGTTGATGCTGGTTCCGGCTCGGGAGTAATGTTTGAACTTGATTCCGTAAATGAAACTGGTGAAATTTTAAAAGCCGGTGGCTGGACAGTTTTAACCGGAATTAATCTTATGTTATTTAGTTTAATTCATAATCCGTGCTCAACTACTATTTATACAATCTATAAGGAAACGGGAAGTTTAAAGTGGACGATATTTTCAACTATTTTCCCAGTAGTTTTGGGATTAACAGTTTGTTTTTTGGTTGCTCAAGTTTATAGATTATTTTAG
- a CDS encoding 50S ribosome-binding GTPase, whose protein sequence is MTNTKSDCANCPAHNLANLIKLGVDMHGFNYVVALAGNPNTGKSTIFNNLTGLRQHTGNWPGKTVTRAEGGFEFNENKYKIVDLPGTYSLLSTSADEEVARNFILFGQPDVTVIVVDSTKLERNLNLVLQILEITNRAIICLNLIDEAERKKIKINERELSKQLGIPVVATSARSRTGMNQLLEYIHQVAKGEYVCVPHRVKGYSKKINITIDQLSERIKNVFPDLPNARWVAIRLLEGDQTIIDAVKSGEIGNIGILSSNQIGEAV, encoded by the coding sequence ATGACAAATACAAAAAGTGATTGCGCAAATTGCCCGGCACATAACTTAGCAAACCTAATAAAATTAGGCGTTGATATGCACGGTTTCAATTATGTTGTTGCTTTGGCAGGAAATCCCAATACAGGAAAAAGTACAATTTTTAATAATCTAACGGGATTAAGGCAACACACCGGAAATTGGCCCGGAAAAACAGTTACGCGAGCAGAAGGCGGATTTGAATTCAATGAAAATAAATATAAAATTGTTGATTTACCTGGGACTTATTCTTTACTTTCCACAAGCGCTGATGAAGAAGTTGCAAGAAATTTTATTTTATTCGGTCAGCCTGATGTAACTGTAATTGTTGTTGATTCTACAAAACTTGAACGCAATTTAAATTTAGTTCTTCAAATTTTAGAAATTACAAATAGAGCAATTATATGTCTTAATTTAATTGACGAAGCCGAACGAAAAAAAATAAAAATAAATGAACGAGAATTATCAAAACAATTAGGAATTCCGGTGGTTGCAACTTCTGCAAGAAGCAGAACAGGAATGAATCAGTTGTTGGAATATATTCATCAAGTTGCAAAAGGGGAATATGTTTGTGTTCCGCATAGAGTTAAAGGATATTCAAAAAAAATCAATATAACTATTGATCAATTAAGTGAAAGAATCAAAAATGTTTTTCCTGATTTGCCAAATGCAAGATGGGTTGCAATAAGATTACTTGAAGGTGATCAAACAATTATTGATGCTGTAAAATCCGGTGAAATTGGAAATATTGGAATTCTTTCTTCAAATCAGATTGGTGAAGCAGTATGA
- a CDS encoding metal-dependent transcriptional regulator, translating into MATISKENYLKTIFMQNSLNGKMITSSELAKELNVSKAAISEMANKLSQQGYIEYRKFKGIKLLAKGKKIAIDVIRKHRLWELFLIETLGLSWDEVHAEAEKLEHCTTINLIDKIDEHLNFPSLDPHGEPIPNKRGEFRAVKDDIPMKECSINKKYLIVRVNDKSDELMKYLSKISISLNKEISILDKINFDGSILININKTKQMLSEKIIENIFVREIENDNDN; encoded by the coding sequence ATGGCAACAATATCAAAAGAAAATTATTTAAAAACCATTTTCATGCAGAATAGTTTAAATGGGAAAATGATAACTTCATCAGAATTGGCAAAAGAACTAAATGTTTCTAAAGCTGCAATTTCAGAGATGGCAAATAAATTATCGCAGCAAGGTTATATTGAATACAGAAAGTTTAAGGGAATAAAATTATTAGCCAAGGGAAAAAAAATTGCAATTGATGTTATTCGTAAACATAGATTGTGGGAATTATTTCTTATCGAAACTTTAGGATTATCTTGGGATGAAGTTCACGCTGAAGCTGAAAAATTAGAACATTGTACTACAATAAATTTGATTGATAAGATTGATGAGCATTTGAATTTCCCAAGCCTTGATCCGCATGGCGAACCAATCCCGAATAAAAGGGGGGAATTTCGTGCGGTTAAAGATGATATTCCAATGAAGGAATGCAGCATCAATAAAAAATATTTAATTGTGCGGGTAAATGATAAATCTGATGAACTGATGAAATATTTATCAAAAATTAGTATTTCGCTTAATAAAGAAATTTCAATTTTAGATAAAATAAATTTTGATGGTTCAATTTTAATCAATATTAATAAAACTAAGCAAATGCTTAGTGAAAAAATTATTGAAAATATTTTTGTGAGAGAGATTGAAAATGATAATGACAATTAG
- a CDS encoding MtnX-like HAD-IB family phosphatase, whose product MQNLQNKKFNIYIDFDGTITNIDVGEHMFLKFGEPKKCQSVINEWVDGKISSVKVWIELCKTVKDFNETEFDKFLDEVELDPYFLEFVEYCKTNNFSVTILSDGLDYYINKISRKFKFDDLKIYSNKLVIDENNSLIPSFPYGDEECKDCANCKRNHILNSSSEEDINIYIGDGYSDTCAAQHCDYIFAKRSLLKYCEKNRIPYFPFNNFNDVLKIVTQLANKKKIKKRHQASLKRRDAFMQG is encoded by the coding sequence ATGCAAAACTTACAAAATAAAAAATTTAATATTTATATAGATTTTGACGGAACCATCACCAATATTGATGTTGGCGAACATATGTTCCTTAAATTCGGTGAACCAAAAAAATGCCAAAGTGTAATTAATGAATGGGTTGATGGAAAAATTAGTTCCGTAAAAGTATGGATTGAATTATGCAAAACCGTAAAGGATTTTAATGAAACAGAGTTTGATAAATTTTTAGATGAAGTTGAATTAGATCCTTATTTTCTTGAATTTGTTGAATATTGTAAAACAAATAATTTTTCTGTTACAATTTTAAGCGATGGTTTAGATTATTACATCAATAAAATATCGCGAAAATTTAAATTTGATGATTTGAAAATTTATTCTAATAAACTCGTGATAGATGAAAATAATTCGCTCATTCCCTCTTTCCCTTATGGAGATGAGGAATGTAAAGATTGTGCAAATTGCAAAAGAAATCATATTCTCAATTCTTCAAGTGAGGAAGATATAAATATTTATATTGGCGATGGATATTCCGATACTTGCGCAGCTCAACATTGTGATTATATATTTGCAAAAAGATCACTTCTAAAATATTGTGAGAAAAATAGAATTCCGTATTTCCCATTTAACAATTTTAATGATGTTTTGAAAATTGTAACTCAGTTAGCGAATAAGAAAAAAATTAAAAAAAGACATCAAGCATCTTTGAAAAGACGAGATGCATTTATGCAAGGATAA
- a CDS encoding triose-phosphate isomerase translates to MRKYIIAGNWKMNKNLSEAIQLVSDLKTELDGKTINAEVIVAPTFIALEAVKSLIKGTSIKLSAQNMHSSDSGAFTGEISADMLKSVGCEYVILGHSERRTIFGETDEFINQKVKQALKNNLIPILCCGESLEERENGTTFKVVESQIRACLSGLSDEEIKNVVIAYEPIWAIGTGKTASPEQAQEVHEFIRTLLTNLTNAEIASEITIQYGGSVNAKNAKELLSKPDIDGALVGGACLKADSFRDIILSV, encoded by the coding sequence ATGAGAAAGTACATTATTGCCGGAAATTGGAAAATGAACAAAAATTTATCTGAAGCAATACAATTAGTTTCAGATTTGAAAACTGAATTGGATGGTAAAACGATAAACGCCGAAGTTATAGTTGCACCAACTTTTATAGCTTTAGAAGCTGTAAAATCTTTAATTAAAGGAACTTCAATAAAATTAAGTGCACAAAATATGCATTCTTCAGATTCAGGCGCTTTTACGGGAGAAATTTCCGCAGATATGTTAAAAAGTGTTGGATGTGAATATGTTATTCTTGGTCATTCCGAACGAAGAACAATTTTTGGTGAAACCGATGAATTTATAAATCAAAAAGTTAAACAAGCATTAAAAAATAATTTAATTCCTATTTTATGCTGCGGTGAATCTTTAGAAGAAAGAGAAAACGGTACAACTTTTAAAGTAGTAGAATCTCAAATAAGAGCATGTTTAAGCGGTTTATCAGACGAAGAAATTAAAAATGTTGTAATTGCTTATGAACCAATTTGGGCTATTGGAACCGGTAAAACCGCTTCTCCAGAGCAAGCTCAAGAAGTTCATGAATTTATTAGAACTTTGCTGACAAATTTAACAAACGCAGAAATAGCTTCAGAAATTACAATTCAATATGGCGGAAGCGTAAATGCAAAAAACGCAAAAGAATTATTATCCAAACCGGATATTGATGGCGCATTAGTCGGCGGCGCTTGTTTAAAAGCAGATTCTTTTAGAGATATTATTCTAAGTGTGTAA
- the smc gene encoding chromosome segregation protein SMC, translating to MHLSKIEIFGFKSFANKTVVDFTRGITGIVGPNGCGKTNIVDAIRWCLGEQKSSTLRSDKMENVIFNGTRTKKPMGMAEVSLTIMNDKGILPTDFSEVTITRRIFRSGESEYLLNKNICRLKDITNLFMDTGMGTNAYSVIELKMIEIILSNRAEERRKMFEEAAGVNKYKLRRRLSLNKLDEVKKDLTRVNDIVSEVDKNVKSLERQAKKADRYNQLQTELRELEIGLAEREFYFFSNQLNNFKNDSEILLNQKDEIDNQRREIESQLIQLRQEISLVESSYREKSNFISQLTEKIFNLNKNISVSQERTKSLQNNIGRFENNIEDYTIEKEDADQNIIDYSQKLNQLNNDLIEKEKIVAENKILLDKKRNELFSNREIYKTKFELFNNSQKEFSSIENKISNNSNSIEQFNQTLAKLNNNIQSITSSIAKSVGYLEDLENEKIQVEQKFKESEQIYAKNLQLKENLEKEISELRVRELEEKGNINNVKDKIEFFQNLINNLEGVSQGSKALIESEGWTTKDKFILADVGLPKEEFRFVIETILKNVLNNILIDSIDDLKSAIDYLKKNQLGKAYFLIKENSKNKGFLKKLNKISISRKSKKIEKDADFISWANSLIEVEPKWKEYFDQSLAQTAIMKTLDSALNLIKIFPEFNFITLEGDYITSSGIVEAGSSENLEDSLFGRRKLLEDLKNEYPKLENNLSKLRNFIEQKEEESSRINLKIISDQGKILLSEINNIEKQISQLEYEKGKSANDIERIQNDIQESVAGLNSTENELSNLNSLFDEKKSQISSLSDELNSFENFLKEHEEGFSKFQSEFNSMQITLERLKGENRNITNLLNNSTESSNSLSKTIEKLLQEISNSQNEINSIGSMIEDTQAEYDEINSEKITNSEQLTKIENELFEKKNNSSELEHKLNAVRNERQNISDRIHQIQVKENEISIRFENLVNHIKDEYSIQLEKKEFEDIETFNFKSASEEVHSFKEKLKNLGPINLLAYSEYEEENERLKFLEQQRNDLVNSEKDLISTIKEINESAETIFMETFALIRENFQKIFQSVFNPGDEADLILEEGVDPLEAKIEIIAKPKGKRPTGIELLSGGEKTLTATALLFAIYLVKPSPFCIMDEVDAPLDDANIDRFTKLLKDFSDNTQFIIVTHNKRTMEAAENMYGVTIQEEGISKLVGVQFNEEISVSA from the coding sequence TTGCATTTATCCAAAATTGAAATATTCGGATTTAAATCATTTGCCAATAAAACTGTAGTAGATTTTACGCGCGGCATTACCGGAATTGTTGGTCCAAACGGTTGCGGCAAAACTAATATTGTGGATGCAATTAGATGGTGCTTAGGCGAACAGAAAAGCAGCACTCTAAGAAGTGATAAAATGGAAAACGTAATTTTTAATGGAACAAGAACTAAAAAGCCAATGGGAATGGCGGAAGTTTCTTTAACCATTATGAATGATAAAGGAATTCTTCCGACTGATTTTTCTGAAGTTACAATTACAAGAAGAATTTTCAGATCCGGTGAAAGTGAATATTTGCTGAATAAAAATATTTGTCGACTTAAAGACATTACCAATCTTTTTATGGATACCGGAATGGGAACAAATGCTTATTCCGTAATTGAATTAAAAATGATTGAAATTATTTTAAGTAACCGTGCGGAAGAAAGAAGAAAAATGTTTGAAGAAGCTGCCGGTGTAAACAAATATAAACTCCGCAGAAGACTTTCTTTAAATAAACTTGATGAAGTAAAAAAAGATTTAACACGAGTTAATGATATTGTTTCCGAAGTTGATAAAAATGTAAAATCCTTAGAACGCCAAGCGAAAAAAGCTGATAGATATAATCAGCTTCAAACTGAATTGCGCGAATTAGAAATTGGTTTAGCCGAAAGAGAATTTTATTTTTTCTCAAATCAGTTAAATAATTTTAAAAATGATTCTGAAATTCTTTTAAATCAAAAAGATGAAATTGATAATCAGAGAAGAGAAATTGAATCGCAGTTGATTCAACTTAGACAAGAAATAAGTTTGGTAGAAAGTTCTTACCGAGAAAAATCAAATTTTATTTCTCAGCTGACAGAAAAAATATTTAACCTCAATAAAAATATTTCCGTCTCACAAGAACGAACAAAATCTCTTCAAAATAATATTGGCAGATTTGAAAACAATATTGAAGATTATACAATTGAAAAAGAAGATGCAGATCAAAATATAATTGACTATTCGCAAAAATTAAATCAGTTGAATAATGATTTAATTGAAAAAGAAAAAATTGTTGCGGAAAATAAAATTCTTCTTGATAAAAAAAGAAATGAACTTTTTTCAAATAGAGAAATTTATAAAACAAAATTTGAGCTATTTAATAATTCCCAAAAAGAATTTTCTTCAATAGAAAATAAAATTTCGAATAATTCAAATTCAATTGAACAGTTCAATCAAACTTTAGCAAAGCTGAATAATAATATTCAATCAATTACGTCAAGCATTGCAAAAAGCGTTGGTTATTTGGAAGATTTGGAAAATGAAAAAATTCAAGTTGAACAAAAGTTCAAAGAATCCGAACAAATTTATGCAAAGAATTTACAGTTAAAAGAAAATTTGGAAAAAGAAATTTCCGAACTTAGAGTTAGAGAGTTAGAAGAAAAAGGCAACATCAATAATGTAAAAGATAAAATTGAATTCTTCCAGAATTTGATAAATAATTTGGAAGGAGTTTCTCAAGGCTCAAAGGCTTTGATTGAAAGCGAAGGCTGGACGACAAAAGATAAATTTATTTTAGCAGATGTTGGTTTGCCAAAAGAAGAATTCAGATTTGTAATTGAAACAATTTTGAAAAATGTGCTGAACAATATTTTGATTGATTCTATTGATGATTTAAAATCTGCAATCGATTATTTGAAAAAAAATCAATTGGGAAAAGCTTATTTCTTAATAAAAGAAAATTCTAAAAATAAAGGTTTCCTAAAAAAGTTAAATAAAATTTCAATTTCAAGAAAATCTAAAAAGATTGAAAAAGATGCTGATTTTATAAGCTGGGCAAACAGTTTGATTGAAGTCGAACCAAAATGGAAAGAATATTTTGATCAAAGTTTAGCGCAAACAGCAATAATGAAAACTTTGGACAGCGCTTTAAATTTAATTAAAATTTTTCCCGAATTTAATTTCATTACGCTTGAAGGAGATTATATTACGAGTTCCGGAATTGTTGAAGCCGGCTCTTCGGAAAATTTGGAAGATTCGCTTTTCGGAAGAAGAAAATTATTGGAAGATTTGAAAAATGAATATCCGAAATTAGAAAATAATTTGAGTAAGCTCAGAAATTTTATCGAGCAAAAAGAAGAAGAATCTTCAAGAATTAATTTGAAAATTATTTCTGATCAAGGAAAAATTTTACTTAGCGAAATAAATAATATTGAAAAACAAATTTCTCAATTGGAGTACGAAAAAGGTAAATCGGCAAATGATATTGAACGTATTCAAAATGATATTCAAGAAAGTGTTGCAGGATTAAATTCAACCGAAAATGAACTGTCAAATTTAAATTCACTTTTTGATGAAAAGAAATCTCAAATCAGCAGTCTAAGTGATGAATTAAATAGTTTTGAAAACTTCCTTAAAGAACATGAAGAAGGTTTTTCAAAATTTCAATCAGAATTTAATTCAATGCAAATTACTTTGGAGCGTTTAAAAGGTGAAAATAGGAATATTACTAATTTGTTAAATAATTCAACTGAATCCAGCAATTCGCTTTCAAAAACAATTGAAAAACTTTTACAAGAAATCAGCAATTCGCAAAATGAAATTAATTCAATCGGATCAATGATTGAAGATACTCAAGCCGAATATGATGAAATAAATTCGGAGAAAATTACAAACTCCGAGCAACTAACTAAAATTGAAAATGAATTATTTGAGAAAAAAAATAATTCATCAGAACTTGAGCATAAATTAAATGCAGTAAGAAATGAACGACAAAATATTTCAGATAGAATTCATCAAATTCAAGTAAAGGAAAATGAAATATCAATTCGTTTCGAAAATCTTGTTAATCACATTAAAGATGAATACAGTATTCAGCTTGAGAAAAAAGAGTTTGAAGATATTGAGACTTTTAATTTCAAATCAGCATCCGAAGAAGTTCATTCATTTAAAGAAAAATTAAAAAATTTGGGACCGATAAATCTCTTGGCTTATTCAGAATATGAAGAAGAAAATGAGAGATTGAAATTTTTGGAACAGCAAAGAAATGATTTAGTAAATTCCGAAAAAGATTTAATCAGTACAATTAAAGAAATAAATGAATCTGCAGAAACAATTTTTATGGAAACATTTGCTCTAATAAGAGAAAACTTCCAAAAAATATTTCAATCTGTTTTTAATCCCGGCGATGAAGCAGATTTAATTCTTGAAGAAGGTGTTGATCCATTAGAAGCAAAAATAGAAATTATAGCAAAACCAAAAGGTAAACGCCCAACTGGTATTGAACTTTTATCCGGAGGAGAAAAAACCTTAACGGCAACTGCACTATTGTTTGCAATTTATTTAGTTAAGCCAAGTCCTTTCTGTATTATGGACGAAGTTGATGCTCCGCTTGATGATGCAAACATCGATAGATTTACAAAATTACTTAAAGATTTTAGCGATAATACGCAATTTATTATTGTAACTCATAATAAGCGAACAATGGAAGCAGCAGAAAATATGTACGGTGTTACGATTCAGGAAGAAGGAATCTCAAAATTAGTTGGTGTTCAATTTAACGAAGAAATTAGTGTTTCGGCATAA
- a CDS encoding isoprenylcysteine carboxylmethyltransferase family protein: MTITKQLGKILFKNRSYTPIPFVILMIIFQKATLASILIGFAVVVIGELFRYWGVVYAGSATRTTSGVGANQLIVSGAFAHLRNPLYLGNILIYLGIGIMSMALFPYLQIIALAFFIFQYFFIIAEEEEFLTKTFGKKYEEYKINVPKLFPRISAYKTKDTKNQPLKLKAGLKSERRTLQAIVIISLIIIFTFIFS, translated from the coding sequence ATGACAATAACAAAACAGTTAGGAAAAATTTTATTTAAGAACAGAAGTTATACTCCCATTCCATTTGTAATTTTGATGATTATTTTTCAAAAGGCAACACTAGCAAGTATTTTAATTGGATTTGCAGTTGTCGTAATCGGTGAACTTTTCAGATATTGGGGAGTTGTTTATGCCGGAAGTGCAACACGAACTACATCCGGAGTTGGTGCAAATCAGTTAATTGTTAGCGGTGCATTCGCTCACTTGAGAAATCCGCTTTACCTCGGAAATATTTTGATCTATTTGGGAATTGGAATAATGTCAATGGCGTTATTTCCATATCTTCAAATAATTGCATTGGCATTTTTTATTTTTCAATATTTTTTCATAATTGCTGAAGAAGAAGAATTTCTTACAAAAACTTTTGGTAAGAAATATGAAGAATATAAAATCAATGTTCCAAAATTATTTCCAAGAATTTCTGCGTATAAAACTAAAGATACAAAAAATCAACCGTTGAAATTGAAAGCTGGATTAAAATCAGAACGACGAACATTACAAGCAATTGTAATTATTTCTTTAATAATTATTTTTACATTTATTTTTAGTTAA
- a CDS encoding DtxR family transcriptional regulator, translated as MIMTISPIISLTIFIIILFLSLIVFYPQKGIFAKYKKFKISNKKVQLEDALKHIFDYEYHKLKPTLNSIAGNLRISTDSASHIVSKLKKLNLIEINDQGILLTGSGKQYALRIIRVHRLWESYLADEIGTKELDWHEQAELIEHFMTPAEADLLSAKIGNPKFDPHGDPIPTNDGILPEKKGISLNEIKAGDTVKILHIEDEPKSIYMNLIDEKLYPGKVIKLLSKSNKKLIIISDGIEKNITPLIASNIHVELAEQKEFIEELHKDLLSLKTGEEGEILQILPECRGQQRRRLLDFGIVPGAKISVLMKSPLNDPIAFVVKDTIVALRKDHAKQVILKNVG; from the coding sequence ATGATAATGACAATTAGTCCTATAATTTCATTAACAATATTTATAATCATACTATTCTTAAGTTTAATTGTTTTTTATCCGCAAAAAGGAATTTTTGCAAAGTATAAAAAATTTAAAATCTCGAATAAAAAAGTTCAGCTTGAAGATGCATTAAAACATATTTTTGATTATGAGTATCACAAATTAAAACCAACCTTAAATAGTATTGCCGGAAATTTAAGAATCTCAACCGATAGCGCATCCCATATTGTTTCAAAATTAAAAAAACTAAATTTAATTGAAATAAATGATCAGGGAATTTTACTTACAGGATCCGGTAAACAATATGCACTTCGAATAATTAGAGTTCACAGATTATGGGAAAGTTATTTAGCCGATGAAATTGGAACGAAAGAATTAGATTGGCATGAGCAGGCAGAATTGATAGAACATTTCATGACACCAGCCGAAGCTGATTTATTATCTGCAAAAATTGGTAATCCTAAATTTGATCCGCACGGTGATCCAATTCCGACAAATGATGGAATTTTACCGGAAAAAAAAGGTATTTCTTTAAATGAAATTAAAGCTGGTGATACAGTAAAAATATTACATATTGAAGATGAGCCAAAATCAATTTACATGAATTTAATTGACGAAAAACTTTATCCCGGAAAAGTTATTAAACTTCTCAGTAAATCAAATAAGAAATTAATAATTATTTCAGACGGAATAGAAAAAAATATTACACCGCTTATTGCATCAAATATTCATGTTGAATTAGCTGAGCAAAAAGAGTTTATAGAAGAACTTCATAAAGATTTATTAAGCTTGAAAACCGGTGAAGAAGGTGAAATTTTACAAATTCTTCCGGAGTGTAGAGGACAGCAAAGAAGAAGATTGTTAGATTTTGGAATTGTTCCGGGAGCAAAAATTTCTGTTTTGATGAAAAGTCCGTTGAATGACCCTATTGCGTTTGTTGTAAAAGATACAATTGTGGCTTTGCGAAAAGATCATGCAAAACAAGTAATTCTTAAAAATGTTGGTTAA